The following DNA comes from Erythrolamprus reginae isolate rEryReg1 chromosome 8, rEryReg1.hap1, whole genome shotgun sequence.
TGTGATCGTAGCTGGGCAGCTCCCGCAAGTCCCCCAGGGCAGCGACGGCCGGCTTCTTCCGTAGCATCTGCGTGGCCACCCGTTTGATGTCACTGGCATTCACTTTGCCTGTGCAAAAGGGAAACAAAAGCCACCGGGATCAGTTTGTGCGGCTGCCTGTAGCACCAGCTTCCCCCAcaaggttttattattattattattattatttattagatctgtatgccgcccctctccgcagactcggggcagcctgGCCCAAGTCTGGCCCAAGTCACAGAATGGGCCCAGAGGCCCAAGCGCTGGCCGAGAGCCCTCagacttctataccgcttcacagggttTTACAGAGCCACCCTCTTTTCCCCCAACCACCTAggtcagtggctctcaacctttctaatgctgcgacctccGACCATAtgcctagcgccaattctcctaacagaactttaagctgattggcaggaaggtcagagagacacccctaCAGTCAACACCTGataggttggattgtaaaaatatgttccaaggtgccagaacagATTTTAGTGActaacagcatgggaaatttgtcttttcccatgtggtcttaggtgacccttgGGTGCCTGGTCCTGACTCCCAGGCTGCACACCACTGGTCTAGGTCCTCATCTTAGCCACTcctgaagactgagtcaaccttgagcctggtgagttgcagtcagccggcagtcagcagaggtagcctgcagtgctgcactttagCCACTACATCACTGAGAGGAGCAAAGCGAGAGAAAGCCCAAGGGGGGGGAGCCACCTCTGGCTGGGGAGGCCGGGGACATTCCACAAGGGGGCTTTGGGCAGCAGAGGGGAAAGCAAGCCTCACTTCGGCAGCCGACTCAGAAACCATGGCCCCCTCCCCAAATTCCTCAAGAGGAGAGGCTCCATCGACCTGCAACTCAGGAAGCCTAGCCTGTCACTTACTTATCAGGACACAGAGCTCCTGGGGCAGCTTCCTCCCTCCTGTGGCCAAGACTTGTCGGCCGACATCCTCAAAAATGACCGGCCGGGACTCCAGGTTCATCATCAGCATGGAGCGCAACTGGGTCTTGGCCCGCTCCAGCTCAACCTAGACAATGGAGAGGCAATGGAGTTGCTCCAGACTCCTCCAGGCCCAAATCCCCCATATCTACCCTCTTGCCCCCCACCTCTTACCTCTCCCAGGGTTCCAGCCATTAAAACAAACTCCCGGGTAATAATCTCCACCATTTCACGGACCTGCAACCGAGAAGACCCGGAGGAGCCCGGTGTGAGAACCGATTCCGCCCAAGGCCTCCCCCTTCCTGAAAGGtggagctttggggggtggcTGTTGAGGTGAGGGCAGGGAAGGAGGTCCCCCCCCCTCGCCAGGTAGATGCAGCCCAGCCTCCAAATTGCTGAGAGGGGACACGCCTGGCAGGTGAGGAATCCATTCTGAGCACCAGCTCACCTGTCTGGGATCTGCGCTGGCGTGAATGCACAGGAGGCCGGTGTCCTCGTAGCTGTGGTGATAGGAGGTGGCGTTGTACATCCAGTGGTGCCTGGGAGATAGATATGTAGAGAGAGATAGAGCAGCAGAGAAGGGGACGGGTGAATATCAGCCTTGTAGGATTCCCTAAGAGCCTCTTGCAACTAGGGGTCCTCCTCAGGAAAGccccggtggtgcagtggttagagtgcagccctgcagcctccttcagctgactgctagctgtagttcagcagttcaaatctcagcaccggctccaggttgactcagccttcccgtccttttgaggtgggttaaatgaggacccagattgtttggggcaagaggctgattctatgcttagggctgtgaaagcactaggaagcactATAGTCTAAGACTCTAAGTACtaatgcaagaaagaaagaaaaagacagagagagagagagagagaaagggagggtgggaagCACAttgagacttgcaagattctaccGCTATAAACACTGGAATAAAAGTAGTTTTAGGCCTACATGGTGCCTGTCTCTTCATTAGGTCTACTTGTATCAAACTATAGGCCTGGTTCAAACACTGTAATGAGCCAAAGTGGTTTacttgatttacatttagttagtTGTCTGTTTGTGGCAATAgcaataagacttatataccacttcattgtgatttacagccttctctaagcagtttacagagtcagtctctggcccccaacaatccagatcctcattttattgacctgggaaggatggaaggctgagtcaaccttgagcttggtgagatttgaactggcaaactgcaggcagccatcAGGCAGCAGAAACAGCCTGCAGttgtgcattctaaccactgctgcTCTTGTAAAACCAAAATTTATGGCCTGGAGCTCTATCACTGCTGTGTTAACAAgcaaccccctcccccaaagatAAAATTACGGCAAATTACGCTTCAGCAGAATGGGTAAAGTGGCTAAACATTTttactcctttctctctctggacACTCCCCCACAAACCAAAGGTCTCACGCAGCAACCTGACAGGGCCCTTACCCCCACCGCCCCCTCCAAACTGCTCTCTGCTCCTGGCCCTTAGCAGTAAagctgttaggactctgtccaaacagatgggttggcaatatataaacaagccaactatgtatgtttgtatgtattaagGTATATAGCTTTAAATGTATTACTGTACTGAGTTCCAACTGGCTGTAGTGTTGCAAGTTAGCATAAGAGGGCGATAGagatcagttatttatttattcgatttttttttaatgccgcccttctccttagactcagggcggcttacaacatgttagcaatagcactttttaacagagccagcatattgattCACAATTCTCTCTCTGCTGATTCATTCGTTATTGACACTTGGCCTAATATAGTGAGCTCTGTGTTATTCTATTATAGttggatgtacagtgttccctcgatttttgtgggggatgtgttccgagaccacccgcgaaaattgaatttccgtgaagtagagatgcagaagtaaatacactatttttgcctatgaacagtgtcacaagccttcccttaacactttaaacccctaaattgcaatttcccattcccttagcaaccatttagattattactcaccacgtTTAttgattaaagtttattttttttaaaaaattattaaaggcggatgaaagtttggcgatgacatatgacgtcatcgggcaggaaaaaccgtggtatagggggggaaaaccgcaaagtattttttaattaatatatttgtaaaaccgtggtatagactttgcgCAAAGTTCAaatccgcgaaaattgagggaacattgtatttgtaatgtatgtctgatatgtaagataaAGACAGGCTGGGTaagattattgtattgagagagattgactgatttgaatgtgtatgacctggcctgtttaacttgactgtgctatttgtaAAAGTAAAAAACTAATTGCACTTTAACGTATCTGTTTGAATGACTGGATAATTAATCGTATCTCCTAGATATCTGCTGCAATCGCACGTTTTCTCTGTGCCTGTCCTTGATAATTCAAGGGATAATTCAATGCACACTCCTTAAGAAAAGCTCTCCTGCCCTTCCTTCCGAGAAGCCCGGGGACGTACCGGTTGAGGACGTTGAGGTACAGCCGTGTAAACATGCCTTTTCCGGGGCCTCCAGCAGAGAAAGAGCCCCCGCCCCCCATCATCATGTTTAAGACGGCAAAGGGAATGAAGTCTTCCTCCTGGACCAGGGAAGCCAAACCAGAGGGTCACTCGGGCGTCCAAGCAGAAGGGCCCACCACACCCAGAAGGGGAGGGGATACTTACCAGAAACGAGCAGCTTTCCAATCCAATCATGATGTGGGCCAACTCTGGGATGGGGGTCGGCCCTAAACTCACGTCCGACATGTCCTTCTCCAGCTGCAGAAAGAGGGGCAGATTCCCTAGGAATTTGGCTATTGGCACCAGAACAGGGATGGGTTTTTGTTCCCCAAAAcctccccattatgttggaagtgcaaaaaggaaagaggcacgttctatcatcaatggtggacatgtgtacaagcaaaaaaaaattggaataaaataacagactggctaaaagaaataataaaagaagaatttgaaaaaaacccagaattatatttattgggtatttttaataaaaaaatgaaaatagaggtaagatacttagttatacacatgttaacagctgctaggatatcatatgcccaacagtggaaaatagataaaacaccagaagaaaatatagcaATTAAAAAATTATTGGACTATgcgaataaataattaaaattcaagcaaGGCAACATGTcgaataattaaaattcaagcaaagcaacatgtCAAATAAAAGCATTAATAATATGTGAAAGaaggaaaattctctgatcgaacattaaaaaaaaagtggggaagctttcgtttcccaaatgttgtatgtatatgttttgtttatgtcttttttgttatacagtgatccctctattatcgcgagggttccgttccaagaccgctcgtgataatcgatttttcgcgatgtagggttgcggaagtaaaaacaccatctgcgcatgcgcgccctattttctatggccgcgcatgcgtagatggtggagtttgcgttccccgccgcccacgcaaaggggaaacccggattcggctcctcgctgctgctgcgctaccgagcagatcagctgctgggcggccgaaggaaccttccctgggtcttccccctcttgctggcgggcgggcgagcggcgggcatcagcgaggagccggggtttcccctttgcgtgggcggccgggaagacccaggttgggggttcgggggggtgctgggaagccccccaggccggctgcgaccttttaaaacagccgcgccgcttcccagctgactcccgaagccaaacccggaagtggttttttaaaaaattaatattttttttaaaatcgcgatatagcgtttcgcgaagatcgagatcgcgaaactcgagggatcactgtatttgaaaaaataaattttattttaaaaaaagaaaaaaaagaaaagcagaggcTGCCTTCCCTTCCTCACCTTCAGGATCCCTCCCGTGTACTGGGCTACTGACTTGTCCACATCCTTGGCTTCCGCACTTCCCCACGCTGGAACGGCTCCCAGGAAGTATTTGCGAGCACAGTCCACAAGCTGCTGGTGTTCAATCCCCACGCCAGCCAATACCATCCTGTCGGGGGTGTAGTAATTCCTCAGGTACGAGTGGAGGACCATCCTGTCGACTTTCTCAATGTTGTCTGTGGGACAGAACCGGTTCAGTCCCACGGTGTTTTCCCTGAACGCTGCCTGCGGGAGATCAGgataaacataataattaaacaaAACCCCAAACCCAAGTCGATGACAAAACATGAGAgacctcccttcctttctttaggATTATGGCTGCCCATGTCAACCTGACACAGGAAGAGCCCTTGCTGCTTGACTCTGTTGATAAAAAGTTGATaaaggtcatgacctttaaagccctacatggcattggaccagattacctccggaaccgcctgctaccgcacgaatcccagcgaccgataaggtcccacagagttggccttctctgggtcccgtcaactaaacaatgtcgtttggcgggctccaggggaagagccttctctgtggcggccccggccctctggaaccaactccccccggagattagaactgcccccaccctcccagcctttcgtaaactactcaagactcacttataccgccaggcacgggggagttgagatattcctttgtgtatgtgtttggttttataataagggtttttagttgttttagtattggattgttacatgctgtttttatcattgttgttagccgccccgagtctacggagagggacggcatacaaatccaataaataaataaataaataatacagttcTGGTGGGCATAAGGGAGCCCCACCTCTGAGGAAGCAACACCCTCTCCTAAAGGCTCTTCTGAGCAGGATGCAATGGATTCCACTTTCATGGAGTTGTGTGATAAACCTGGACTTGAAGCCAAGTCCCCCTGATCCATGGCCTGAGTTACTGAGGAGATCTTGCTTCCCAGTTCTTTGAAGGAATCTTTCTCTGCAAGCAGTTCCCTTTGTGAATCACTTTGGACCAAAATCCGACATGCAGCAGAGGAGTCCCACACCCCTCCAAAGCACAGGGTCACACCTGTCAGTTGGAAGGAAAGATGCAGCTcttgggaggggtgtgtgtgtgcacccaCACTCACACAATGCCCCAGTTTGACTTTGCATTCCCCAAAGCTGTATACCACTGGAGCGGACAGTTCCTTTCACTTCCCAGGTTGCAGGCAGGAACACTATGCATTAGCCCCATTGCTTATCATAAAAAAGACAATCTTGTCTTTCTTTGGAAAATTATTTCAGGTCCTGCTGAATCCGCTGCTGAAAGGGAATTTTCAAGTGTGAGGAAGCCAACACGGGCCCCTCAAATTACTTAGGGGTTGCCTTTCTTGGCATGCTGATAACAGCGTCCTTTCCCCAAGCCAGGAGGAGGAGGTCACTGAAGGtcactgaggaggaggaggtcacTGAAGGGCTCATGGGCTTCATGGGGGCCTTACTGCATGGATCATCTCGGTCAGCAACGGCTCTGGATCAGGCCTCATGTTCAGGTCCTGCAGCTCAAAGCGGACTGCCATACGGGTCATCTCGATTTCCTCATCTGCAAAGAAAAGCCAACTTTTTGGATCCGGGTCCAGCCACCTCCCAAGGGACAATGGCCCAAACCCCCTGGAAGGGGAGGGAAATTGCTCCCAATTCTCTTCACGCGCAGAAGACTCTGTGATGCTCTTGCTCGGCAATctactttttaaaactattttattttaatttactaGATTACCTGACAGTCTGGGTTGGAGAACCACATCAGCCAACAGACTGACCATAGCATCAAGGCCCCTGCTGTCTGCAGAAACAGCATACATTGTGGTATCTCTGAAAGAAGAGCAA
Coding sequences within:
- the PMPCA gene encoding mitochondrial-processing peptidase subunit alpha, which gives rise to MAASAVRRSLLGPARRLGLAGSRRFSSGGGYPGTPLTAPLPGLPKPAFAGLDGPEGFETEVSVLEGGLRVASQKRFGQFCTLGVLINSGSRYEAKYTGGISHFLEKLAFSSTAQFSSKDEILLMLEKHGGICDCQVSRDTTMYAVSADSRGLDAMVSLLADVVLQPRLSDEEIEMTRMAVRFELQDLNMRPDPEPLLTEMIHAAAFRENTVGLNRFCPTDNIEKVDRMVLHSYLRNYYTPDRMVLAGVGIEHQQLVDCARKYFLGAVPAWGSAEAKDVDKSVAQYTGGILKLEKDMSDVSLGPTPIPELAHIMIGLESCSFLEEDFIPFAVLNMMMGGGGSFSAGGPGKGMFTRLYLNVLNRHHWMYNATSYHHSYEDTGLLCIHASADPRQVREMVEIITREFVLMAGTLGEVELERAKTQLRSMLMMNLESRPVIFEDVGRQVLATGGRKLPQELCVLISKVNASDIKRVATQMLRKKPAVAALGDLRELPSYDHIQGALASKDGRLPRMYRLFR